From a single Shewanella donghaensis genomic region:
- a CDS encoding ABC transporter transmembrane domain-containing protein produces the protein MTFLKPYRMKVVAAIIFLFIGSFAWLSLGQGVKLMVDEGFVADNAERLNEIVLFILFITAVSGTAVFCRFYLMTWLGERVIADIRLKVYNHLLSLSPAFFAEQRTGEVISRFTADSTLLQSVVGSSLSMAFRSTVTVMGAMAMMAITSIKLTGLVMLAVPMVFIPVIFLGKKIRQYSRVSQDKVGDLGAYIDETLHEIHTVQAYGHESKDRQVFNSQVEAVMTAAKSRILYRSILISSVMFLSIAAIAVVLWVGAQDVMAQNITAGELSAFMFYAVMAAGSVATISEVFSEIQRASGAAERLVELVNTPIDLPQVTTPQMLPDEVKGQLSLDQLCFAYPGVKDDVIKGIDLQINAGERVALVGESGAGKSTLFELLLRFYQPRSGAVKLDGFDISQLSLNQLREQYALVPQDSVIFATNVLENVRYGRVDATEEEVINACKTAKADEFINELPEGYNTYLGERGVKLSGGQKQRIAIARAILADRPILLLDEATSALDAVSEVYVKQGLDNLMQGRTTLIIAHRLATVINADRIVVLEKGQVVAIGTHKELMQSSDIYNQFASLQLLTDIDSDM, from the coding sequence ATGACCTTCCTTAAGCCTTATCGCATGAAGGTTGTGGCGGCGATTATATTTTTATTCATTGGTTCATTTGCGTGGTTATCATTAGGCCAAGGCGTAAAGCTGATGGTTGATGAAGGGTTTGTTGCCGACAATGCTGAGCGGCTTAATGAAATTGTACTGTTTATTTTATTCATCACCGCAGTTAGTGGTACAGCTGTATTTTGTCGATTCTATTTAATGACCTGGCTTGGTGAACGAGTTATCGCTGATATCCGCTTGAAGGTTTATAACCATTTGTTGTCGTTATCACCGGCATTTTTTGCAGAGCAACGTACTGGTGAAGTCATTTCCCGTTTTACTGCCGACAGTACCTTATTACAAAGTGTGGTTGGCAGCAGTTTATCTATGGCATTTCGCTCAACGGTAACTGTGATGGGGGCGATGGCGATGATGGCCATCACCAGCATTAAGTTAACCGGACTGGTTATGCTGGCGGTGCCCATGGTATTTATTCCGGTTATTTTTCTCGGAAAAAAAATCCGCCAGTATTCTCGGGTAAGTCAGGACAAAGTCGGCGATTTAGGTGCATATATCGATGAAACATTGCATGAGATCCATACCGTGCAAGCTTACGGACATGAAAGCAAAGATCGCCAAGTTTTTAACTCCCAAGTCGAAGCCGTTATGACCGCGGCGAAAAGTCGCATCCTTTATCGCTCTATTTTAATTTCTTCAGTGATGTTTTTAAGCATAGCGGCTATCGCGGTGGTGCTGTGGGTCGGGGCGCAAGATGTTATGGCGCAAAATATTACTGCAGGTGAATTATCTGCCTTTATGTTTTATGCGGTAATGGCGGCAGGTTCAGTTGCTACAATAAGCGAAGTGTTTAGCGAGATCCAACGCGCCTCAGGTGCTGCTGAGCGATTAGTTGAGTTAGTGAATACACCAATTGATTTACCACAAGTTACAACGCCTCAGATGCTACCTGATGAGGTTAAAGGCCAACTGAGTCTAGATCAGTTATGCTTTGCTTATCCGGGTGTGAAAGATGATGTGATTAAAGGCATCGATTTACAAATTAATGCAGGTGAAAGAGTAGCGTTGGTAGGAGAAAGCGGCGCAGGTAAGAGTACCTTATTTGAATTGCTGCTACGTTTTTATCAACCTCGATCAGGCGCTGTTAAGTTAGATGGATTTGATATCTCTCAGTTGAGCTTAAACCAATTACGCGAACAGTATGCATTAGTGCCACAGGACTCAGTTATTTTCGCCACTAACGTACTTGAAAATGTCCGTTATGGCCGTGTTGATGCCACTGAAGAAGAAGTCATTAACGCCTGTAAAACCGCTAAAGCGGATGAGTTTATCAATGAATTACCTGAAGGCTACAACACCTATTTAGGTGAGCGTGGGGTAAAACTCTCTGGCGGTCAAAAACAACGTATTGCTATTGCTAGAGCCATACTCGCAGACAGACCTATTTTATTGTTAGATGAAGCAACCAGTGCATTAGATGCGGTGAGTGAAGTCTACGTAAAACAAGGTTTAGATAACCTTATGCAGGGGAGAACAACATTGATTATTGCCCATAGATTGGCAACCGTGATTAATGCAGATCGAATAGTGGTACTTGAAAAAGGGCAAGTGGTTGCTATTGGCACCCATAAAGAGCTTATGCAGAGCAGCGATATATACAATCAATTTGCCAGTTTGCAGTTACTGACAGATATCGATTCAGACATGTAA
- a CDS encoding AMP-binding protein: MAYDAETELNLNQYSSLVDLIEQTCRRYGENVAYACLGKQTTFNEIEIASRHFAAYMQNHSELQPGDRIAIQLPNITQFVIAAYGAIRAGLIIVNTNPLYTERELTHQFNDSGAKALVVLSDLLPTLNNVVANTGIDLIISTHALDLINPQPQVDTPFAKVEFNHMLEQGSQVSFSPYKPSQEDLAALQYTGGTTGLSKGAMLSHRNMLANSAQVKSRIASTMTPGHDIFVAPLPIYHIYAFMVNLVLYFESGSCSVLIPNPRDIAGLIKTMASYPFTGFAGLNTLFVGLCHQPEFQALDFSKLTITISGGTALTSAAANIWQKTTGCMISEGYGLSETAPVVSLNAPGYQQLGTIGKPVLATKVKILDINDEEVALGEAGELAVKGPQVMQGYWQKPEETAKVMTCDGYFKTGDIAIATEDGLHKIVDRKKDMIIVSGFNVYPNEVEDILSQNELVLECAVVGVTDEKSGEAVKAVIVLKEASVDEAQTKQQISDYCRSQLTAYKIPRIIEFTDQLPKSTVGKILRRELRK; encoded by the coding sequence ATGGCATACGATGCAGAAACAGAACTCAATCTAAATCAGTACAGTTCATTGGTTGATCTGATTGAACAAACTTGTCGTCGATACGGTGAGAATGTGGCTTATGCTTGTTTGGGTAAGCAAACAACGTTTAATGAAATTGAAATCGCTTCACGACATTTTGCCGCTTACATGCAAAACCACTCCGAATTGCAACCGGGTGATCGTATTGCAATTCAGCTACCCAATATCACCCAATTTGTTATTGCTGCCTACGGTGCTATTCGTGCCGGGCTTATTATCGTCAACACCAACCCGTTATATACTGAGCGAGAGTTAACTCATCAGTTTAATGATTCAGGTGCAAAAGCATTGGTGGTGCTATCTGACTTACTACCCACACTCAATAATGTGGTAGCTAATACAGGTATTGATTTAATCATCAGCACCCATGCGCTAGATTTGATTAATCCTCAACCTCAAGTTGATACGCCTTTTGCTAAAGTCGAATTTAATCACATGCTCGAACAAGGCTCACAAGTTAGCTTTAGTCCATATAAGCCAAGCCAAGAAGATCTTGCTGCACTACAATACACTGGCGGCACCACGGGGTTATCAAAAGGTGCAATGCTAAGCCATCGCAATATGCTAGCTAACTCAGCTCAAGTTAAATCTCGTATAGCCAGCACCATGACCCCAGGTCATGACATTTTTGTTGCACCTCTACCTATCTATCATATCTATGCCTTTATGGTGAATTTAGTACTCTATTTTGAATCAGGCAGTTGTTCGGTTCTGATCCCTAACCCACGTGACATTGCTGGCCTTATTAAGACGATGGCCAGTTACCCATTTACCGGATTCGCGGGTCTAAATACCTTGTTTGTGGGTCTTTGCCACCAGCCAGAGTTTCAAGCATTGGACTTCAGTAAGTTAACCATCACTATCTCTGGCGGTACAGCCCTTACTAGCGCAGCAGCAAATATTTGGCAGAAAACCACCGGTTGTATGATTTCTGAAGGTTACGGCTTATCGGAAACGGCACCTGTAGTCAGTTTAAACGCTCCAGGCTATCAGCAATTAGGCACTATTGGTAAACCCGTATTAGCCACCAAGGTAAAAATTCTGGATATAAATGATGAAGAAGTTGCTCTAGGTGAAGCTGGTGAACTCGCCGTTAAAGGCCCACAAGTTATGCAAGGTTATTGGCAAAAGCCAGAAGAAACAGCCAAAGTCATGACCTGTGATGGCTATTTCAAAACGGGAGATATTGCCATTGCGACTGAAGATGGACTGCACAAAATTGTTGACCGCAAAAAAGACATGATTATCGTTTCTGGCTTTAATGTTTACCCTAATGAAGTTGAAGATATATTATCCCAAAATGAATTAGTGCTGGAATGTGCTGTAGTGGGTGTTACAGATGAAAAGTCTGGCGAAGCAGTCAAAGCAGTGATTGTGCTAAAAGAAGCTTCAGTAGATGAGGCGCAGACGAAACAGCAGATCTCTGATTATTGTCGAAGCCAATTAACGGCATACAAGATCCCACGCATTATTGAATTTACAGACCAGTTACCTAAAAGCACAGTCGGTAAAATATTAAGGCGTGAATTAAGAAAGTAG
- a CDS encoding TonB-dependent receptor plug domain-containing protein, whose protein sequence is MTNLKKTKKFGFSSLSLAITVALTSSVITTQAAAADEEAAENVEKIAVVGSRAAPRSIGDSPVPIDIISAEDLRKNGSTDMIDMLVTTVPSFNSRAQPISDAATLVRPVNLRGLPSDSTLILVNGKRRHRASVIAFQGGGINDGAQGPDISVIPSAALKQVEVLRDGAAAQYGSDAIAGVMNFQLKDSAEGGSLSVTHGEYYEGDGASTTIDGNIGLPLTDAGFVNISGQYKTADATSRSVQRPDAAGLIEGGNTFVNDPAQVWGNPEIEDDYSVFVNAGFDLNDKHSLYAFGNVSSKDAIGGFYYRNPHNRGNVYSVDGGETLLVGAVNGDQSTCAVVPANVPNVLDTPEYAAMVADPNCFSMNQVRPGGYTPQFAGTIEDMSFFAGIKGELGEWAYDASAGTGANKASFSLRNSLNPSLGLAANPEDTQTDFETGAYEQVETTVNLDFSRYFTLGSIEDISFATGVEWREESFEITQGEEASWLAGPYADQGFNIGSHGFKGFGPESAGKNSRSNYGIYADAEAYLTDDWLLGAALRYEDFSTFGDTLNYKISTQYSVNDYFSIRGSHSTGFRAPTVGQENVVNTQTSIVNGDLIQTFIAPPTDPLAAYYGGEVLEPEESISFALGTVFEYEDFFLTVDYYNIEVTGRIAQSSQISVEEDDYDDLRAVGVEFPELISAVTYYTNDFDTTTQGVDIVGSYETELMSGDSMFSLAYGWTDTNVDKFDPDTTDEGKVRRLEDGIPAHRATLTWNQSWDQLNVSLRGNYFGEYYATHADDTSEWGSETADSAITVDLEVSYTMLESLTVSIGANNIFDQEAQKLKDGTLGELGAIYYESGPFDYNGGFYYGKLSYSF, encoded by the coding sequence ATGACCAATCTAAAGAAAACAAAGAAGTTTGGCTTTAGCTCATTAAGCCTCGCCATAACAGTAGCCTTGACCAGCTCTGTTATCACGACTCAAGCTGCTGCAGCGGATGAAGAAGCTGCTGAGAATGTCGAAAAAATTGCCGTGGTAGGTAGCCGTGCTGCGCCTCGATCAATTGGTGATTCACCAGTACCCATCGATATTATTAGTGCCGAAGATTTAAGAAAGAATGGCTCTACTGACATGATTGACATGTTGGTGACGACAGTTCCATCATTTAATTCTCGTGCTCAACCTATTAGTGATGCTGCCACTCTTGTTCGTCCTGTCAATTTACGTGGCTTACCTTCTGATAGTACTTTGATTCTTGTTAATGGTAAGCGACGTCATCGTGCATCTGTAATAGCATTCCAAGGCGGCGGTATTAACGATGGTGCTCAAGGGCCTGATATTTCTGTTATTCCTAGTGCTGCTTTAAAACAAGTTGAAGTGTTACGTGATGGTGCTGCAGCACAATATGGCTCAGATGCTATTGCTGGTGTAATGAACTTCCAACTAAAAGATAGCGCTGAAGGTGGCTCATTATCTGTCACTCATGGTGAATATTATGAAGGCGATGGTGCTTCAACAACGATTGATGGCAATATTGGTTTACCGCTAACTGATGCTGGCTTTGTTAATATTAGTGGCCAGTATAAAACGGCAGATGCTACGAGCCGAAGTGTACAGCGTCCTGATGCAGCAGGCTTAATAGAAGGAGGCAATACCTTTGTTAATGATCCTGCTCAAGTCTGGGGGAACCCTGAGATTGAAGACGATTATAGTGTGTTTGTTAATGCCGGTTTTGATTTAAACGACAAACACAGTCTTTATGCTTTTGGTAATGTATCGTCAAAAGATGCCATCGGTGGTTTCTACTATCGTAACCCTCATAATCGTGGCAATGTTTACTCGGTAGACGGTGGTGAAACCTTGCTAGTTGGTGCCGTTAATGGCGATCAATCTACTTGTGCTGTTGTGCCTGCTAATGTTCCAAATGTCCTTGATACCCCAGAATATGCTGCAATGGTCGCAGATCCTAACTGTTTCTCTATGAACCAAGTGCGCCCTGGCGGTTACACACCACAATTTGCTGGCACTATTGAAGATATGTCTTTCTTTGCCGGAATTAAAGGTGAACTAGGAGAGTGGGCTTATGATGCCAGTGCGGGTACTGGTGCAAACAAAGCTAGTTTTAGTTTAAGAAATTCACTGAATCCTTCTTTAGGCTTAGCTGCAAATCCAGAAGATACTCAAACAGATTTCGAAACTGGTGCATACGAGCAAGTTGAAACGACCGTTAACTTAGATTTTTCTCGTTATTTCACTCTTGGATCAATTGAAGATATTAGTTTTGCAACAGGGGTTGAATGGCGCGAAGAGTCATTCGAAATCACTCAAGGTGAAGAAGCTTCTTGGTTAGCTGGACCTTATGCGGATCAAGGTTTCAATATCGGTTCTCATGGTTTTAAGGGTTTTGGTCCTGAATCGGCTGGGAAAAACTCACGCAGTAATTATGGTATCTATGCCGATGCTGAAGCATATTTAACTGATGATTGGTTATTAGGTGCTGCATTACGTTATGAAGATTTTTCTACCTTTGGTGATACATTAAATTATAAAATTTCAACTCAGTACTCTGTTAATGATTATTTCTCTATTCGTGGGTCGCATAGCACAGGTTTCAGAGCGCCAACAGTAGGTCAAGAGAATGTTGTTAACACCCAAACATCAATTGTAAATGGTGATTTGATTCAAACATTCATTGCTCCTCCAACTGATCCACTAGCTGCATATTACGGTGGTGAAGTACTAGAACCTGAAGAATCTATCAGTTTTGCGCTAGGTACTGTATTTGAATATGAAGATTTCTTCTTAACCGTAGATTATTACAATATTGAAGTAACAGGGCGAATTGCTCAGTCAAGCCAAATCTCCGTTGAAGAAGATGATTATGATGATTTAAGAGCAGTAGGAGTTGAGTTTCCAGAGCTAATTTCTGCAGTGACTTATTATACCAATGATTTTGATACTACAACTCAAGGTGTTGACATTGTTGGTTCGTATGAAACTGAGCTGATGTCTGGCGATTCAATGTTTAGTCTTGCTTATGGTTGGACTGATACTAATGTTGATAAATTTGATCCGGATACTACTGATGAAGGGAAGGTTCGTCGTTTAGAAGATGGTATTCCGGCTCATCGTGCAACATTGACTTGGAACCAAAGTTGGGACCAATTGAATGTTTCACTTCGTGGTAATTACTTCGGTGAATACTATGCAACTCATGCGGATGATACGTCTGAGTGGGGTTCTGAAACGGCAGATTCAGCAATCACAGTTGATTTAGAAGTAAGTTACACCATGCTTGAGTCGCTTACTGTTTCAATTGGAGCGAATAACATCTTCGATCAAGAGGCTCAAAAACTCAAAGACGGTACATTAGGTGAGTTAGGCGCAATTTATTATGAAAGTGGTCCATTCGATTATAACGGTGGTTTTTATTACGGTAAGTTAAGCTACAGCTTTTAA
- a CDS encoding thioredoxin family protein has product MSLLLPILLGLLLTGITLLIILKIKGKNIPTAIIVLLSFMTLCFGGVYSFLQQDEDYNAYKRLEWQRLDPSQIEPLVAQGYTVFVDVYADWCLPCRTNQANVTHREKVVNALDADNIILMQGNWTEPDALIETYVVNEGGMGTPFNKVYGPKHPKGILLPVVLSIESLFYTLDVVK; this is encoded by the coding sequence ATGAGCTTATTACTGCCAATATTACTTGGGTTACTGCTAACCGGTATCACCTTATTGATTATCTTGAAAATCAAAGGAAAAAATATCCCAACAGCAATAATCGTGTTATTGAGTTTTATGACATTATGTTTTGGTGGCGTTTACTCTTTTTTACAACAAGATGAAGATTATAATGCTTATAAGCGCCTAGAGTGGCAAAGGCTAGATCCAAGTCAAATAGAGCCATTAGTCGCACAGGGTTACACCGTATTTGTCGATGTATACGCTGATTGGTGTCTTCCATGTAGAACCAACCAAGCCAATGTGACTCATAGAGAAAAAGTCGTGAATGCATTAGATGCAGATAATATCATTCTTATGCAAGGTAATTGGACTGAACCCGATGCACTCATCGAAACTTATGTGGTAAATGAAGGCGGTATGGGAACACCATTTAATAAAGTTTACGGACCCAAGCATCCAAAAGGCATTCTATTACCGGTAGTGCTGAGTATTGAGTCTCTATTTTACACTTTAGATGTTGTAAAATAA
- a CDS encoding LysE family translocator — MELSTWLGLLAICCLGAMSPGPSLAMVLKHTLSGGRLHGVVCAWAHSIGIGVYALVTLLGLAVVLEKSPLVFNGIAIIGALYLAWMGFQALSSKGGMEQKLQAGESASLLEAARDGLAISLFNPKILLFFLALFSQFVLAAETVTGQTLIVLTPLVVDGLWYTIIAVVLSHGPILNRLKSKAALIDKLSGVVLILLAIRVLIDIF; from the coding sequence ATGGAATTAAGTACGTGGTTGGGTTTGCTGGCGATTTGTTGTTTAGGTGCCATGTCGCCTGGCCCAAGTTTAGCAATGGTGCTGAAACATACGCTTTCGGGCGGCAGGTTACATGGAGTAGTTTGTGCTTGGGCTCATTCCATAGGTATTGGGGTTTATGCCTTAGTGACATTGTTAGGGTTGGCAGTTGTATTAGAAAAGTCACCGCTAGTATTTAACGGAATCGCGATTATTGGCGCTCTGTATTTGGCTTGGATGGGATTTCAGGCTTTGTCATCAAAAGGAGGAATGGAGCAGAAGTTACAAGCAGGTGAGTCAGCTTCATTACTTGAGGCAGCAAGAGATGGCTTAGCTATTTCTTTATTTAACCCTAAAATATTATTATTCTTTTTAGCATTATTTAGTCAATTTGTACTCGCTGCTGAAACAGTTACAGGCCAAACATTGATTGTATTAACACCTTTGGTTGTTGATGGGCTTTGGTACACAATCATTGCCGTTGTACTATCCCATGGACCGATATTAAATCGTTTAAAAAGTAAGGCTGCTTTGATTGATAAATTGTCTGGAGTGGTGCTTATTTTACTGGCGATTAGAGTCTTAATAGATATATTTTAA
- a CDS encoding DUF3144 domain-containing protein, whose protein sequence is MSEEKTETTMYQIADQFIALANQLGQQENDIGKVGTALRFAAARYNAFEASVKSSDLEAEKENALNWFTDEFKGMLNENLNDHIKNPPGSQQPAEEKAVEKDDSVQVFKN, encoded by the coding sequence ATGTCAGAAGAAAAAACTGAAACAACCATGTACCAGATTGCGGATCAATTTATCGCGCTAGCAAACCAACTTGGCCAACAAGAAAATGATATTGGCAAAGTCGGTACAGCACTTCGTTTTGCTGCAGCTCGTTATAATGCATTTGAAGCTTCAGTCAAATCATCAGACCTAGAAGCTGAGAAAGAGAATGCGTTAAATTGGTTCACTGATGAGTTCAAAGGTATGTTGAACGAGAACCTAAATGACCATATTAAAAACCCTCCAGGCAGCCAACAACCTGCAGAAGAAAAAGCTGTAGAGAAAGATGATTCAGTTCAAGTTTTTAAGAACTAA
- a CDS encoding type II secretion system protein, protein MKPKTPKAHQTGFTLIELVVVIIILAVLAVVALPKFINLQQDAHVASVKGTGGSFSSGISLAHIKWASLGYSGPADNLAIFENAGTDGQLDINEWGYPAQNWPPFESSPRLNNTDDCISVWETVLQDAPSVSTDADPEISDYQATYINPDQCRYIYNQLTNLSIYYDSRNGQVITDADPGS, encoded by the coding sequence ATGAAACCAAAAACACCCAAAGCCCATCAGACTGGTTTTACATTAATTGAACTTGTCGTTGTCATCATTATTCTAGCCGTTTTAGCCGTTGTTGCCCTGCCTAAGTTTATCAATCTTCAACAAGATGCGCATGTAGCAAGCGTAAAAGGAACAGGTGGCAGTTTTTCATCTGGTATTAGCCTTGCGCATATAAAATGGGCTTCTTTAGGCTATTCTGGTCCTGCTGACAATCTCGCTATTTTTGAAAATGCAGGTACTGATGGCCAATTAGATATTAATGAGTGGGGTTATCCGGCGCAAAACTGGCCTCCTTTCGAGTCCTCTCCGCGTTTAAACAACACTGATGATTGTATTTCTGTGTGGGAAACCGTTTTGCAAGATGCACCTAGTGTTTCAACTGATGCGGATCCTGAAATTTCTGATTATCAAGCCACTTACATTAATCCAGATCAATGTCGTTATATTTACAATCAACTCACCAATTTATCGATCTACTATGACTCACGTAATGGACAGGTCATTACTGATGCAGACCCCGGAAGTTAA